A genomic region of Pelodiscus sinensis isolate JC-2024 chromosome 1, ASM4963464v1, whole genome shotgun sequence contains the following coding sequences:
- the NIPA2 gene encoding magnesium transporter NIPA2 yields the protein MIQSGGKYDFYIGLVLAMSSSIFIGGSFILKKKGLLRLARKGSMRAGQGGHAYLKEWLWWAGLLSMGAGEVANFAAYAFAPATLVTPLGALSVLVSAILSSYFLNEKLNLHGKIGCLLSVLGSTVMVIHAPQEEEVETLNEMSHKLGDPGFVVFATLVVIVSLILIFVVGPRHGQTNILVYITICSVIGALSVSCVKGLGITIKELFSGKPVLKHPLSWILLLSLIVCVSTQINYLNRALDIFNTSIVTPIYYVFFTTSVLTCSAILFKEWQHMSAADIIGTFSGFLTIIVGIFLLHAFKDVSFTLANLPVSLRKDDRAVNGTLPATYECFNHNEESSTCISEIQSSESVSSRRNGNLAAF from the exons ATGATCCAGAGTGGAGGAAAATATGATTTCTATATTGGTCTTGTACTGGCTATGAGCTCCAGCATTTTCATTGGAGGGAGTTTCATCCTTAAAAAGAAAGGTCTTCTCCGACTGGCCAGGAAGGGCTCAATGAGAGCAG GTCAAGGTGGTCATGCATATCTTAAAGAGTGGCTGTGGTGGGCTGGACTTCTGTCAA TGGGAGCTGGCGAAGTAGCTAACTTTGCTGCTTATGCATTTGCACCAGCTACTTTAGTGACTCCATTAGGagctctcagtgttcttgtaAG tgCTATTCTTTCAtcctattttttaaatgaaaaacttaATCTGCATGGAAAAATTGGTTGTTTGTTAAGTGTATTGGGTTCAACTGTGATGGTCATTCATGCACCACAAGAAGAGGAAGTAGAAACTTTGAATGAAATGTCCCACAAGCTAGGAGATCCAG gTTTTGTGGTTTTTGCAACACTTGTCGTCATTGTGTCCTTAATACTGATATTTGTGGTAGGACCTCGCCACGGACAGACCAACATTCTTGTGTACATAACAATCTGCTCTGTAATTGGAGCGTTGTCAGTCTCCTGTGTGAAAGGCTTGGGCATCACTATAAAGGAACTTTTTTCAGGAAAGCCTGTGCTAAAACATCCTTTGTCCTGGATTTTGCTGCTAAGCCTTATAGTCTGTGTGAGCACACAGATCAACTATTTAAACAGAGCTCTGGATATATTCAACACTTCTATAGTGACTCCGATTTATTATGTGTTCTTTACAACATCTGTTTTAACTTGTTCTGCTATCCTTTTCAAGGAGTGGCAACACATGTCTGCTGCTGACATTATTGGCACCTTCAGTGGTTTTCTTACGATCATTGTGGGGATCTTTTTATTGCATGCCTTTAAAGATGTCAGTTTCACTCTAGCAAATCTGCCTGTCTCCTTGCGGAAAGATGACAGAGCAGTGAATGGCACTCTGCCAGCCACATATGAATGCTTTAATCATAATGAAGAAAGCTCAACCTGTATAAGTGAAATACAATCCAGTGAGAGTGTTTCCTCCAGGAGAAATGGAAATCTGGCAGCTTTCTGA